Proteins encoded by one window of Arabidopsis thaliana chromosome 2, partial sequence:
- the IKU1 gene encoding VQ motif-containing protein (IKU1; FUNCTIONS IN: molecular_function unknown; INVOLVED IN: regulation of seed growth, endosperm development; LOCATED IN: polar nucleus; EXPRESSED IN: 25 plant structures; EXPRESSED DURING: 14 growth stages; CONTAINS InterPro DOMAIN/s: VQ (InterPro:IPR008889); BEST Arabidopsis thaliana protein match is: hydroxyproline-rich glycoprotein family protein (TAIR:AT1G32610.2); Has 32531 Blast hits to 21168 proteins in 1133 species: Archae - 22; Bacteria - 2536; Metazoa - 15453; Fungi - 6059; Plants - 4197; Viruses - 550; Other Eukaryotes - 3714 (source: NCBI BLink).) — protein MDRPRQNDHLGVNRIGKNIRKSPLHQSTFAASTSNGAAPRLQTQPQVYNISKNDFRSIVQQLTGSPSRESLPRPPQNNSLRPQNTRLQRIRPSPLTQLNRPAVPLPSMAPPQSHPQFARQPPHQPPFPQTTQQPMMGHRDQFWSNTAESPVSEYMRYLQSSLGDSGPNANQMQPGHEQRPYIPGHEQRPYVPGNEQQPYMPGNEQRPYIPGHEQRSYMPAQSQSQSQPQPQPQPQQHMMPGPQPRMNMQGPLQPNQYLPPPGLVPSPVPHNLPSPRFNAPVPVTPTQPSPMFSQMYGGFPSPRYNGFGPLQSPTSQFLQPSPTGYPNMFSPRSPYPLLSPGVQYPQPLTPNFSFSQIAQQGSLGPGAGPSQGPPQPPPSPGLMFPLSPSGFFPMPSPRWNDY, from the coding sequence ATGGATAGGCCTAGACAAAATGATCATTTGGGTGTGAATAGGATTGGGAAAAATATCAGAAAGAGTCCTCTTCATCAATCGACTTTCGCTGCCAGTACTAGCAACGGTGCCGCTCCAAGGCTTCAAACACAGCCTCAGGTTTATAACATAAGCAAGAACGACTTTAGAAGTATTGTTCAGCAGCTAACGGGTTCTCCATCACGTGAAAGCCTTCCTCGGCCTCCTCAGAACAACTCGCTAAGGCCTCAGAATACACGGTTGCAGCGGATCAGACCATCCCCCTTAACGCAGTTAAACCGGCCTGCGGTTCCTCTCCCTTCCATGGCTCCGCCACAGTCTCATCCTCAGTTTGCTAGACAGCCTCCACACCAGCCACCTTTCCCACAAACCACACAACAACCAATGATGGGTCACAGGGACCAGTTTTGGTCTAATACAGCTGAGTCTCCCGTCTCAGAGTATATGCGTTATCTTCAAAGTTCACTTGGAGATTCAGGACCCAATGCTAACCAAATGCAGCCAGGTCATGAGCAGCGGCCTTATATCCCAGGTCATGAGCAACGGCCATATGTGCCAGGTAATGAGCAGCAGCCATATATGCCAGGTAATGAGCAGCGGCCATATATCCCAGGTCATGAGCAGCGGTCATATATGCCAGCTCAATCTCAGTCTCAGTCTCAACCTCAACCTCAACCTCAACCTCAGCAACATATGATGCCTGGACCGCAACCTCGAATGAACATGCAGGGCCCTCTTCAACCTAACCAGTATCTACCACCACCCGGGTTAGTTCCTAGCCCAGTGCCTCATAATCTTCCTTCTCCTCGGTTCAATGCTCCTGTACCTGTGACGCCTACTCAGCCCTCTCCCATGTTCAGTCAGATGTATGGTGGATTTCCTTCTCCTCGATATAACGGTTTTGGACCACTGCAGTCACCTACATCCCAATTTCTTCAACCATCTCCTACCGGTTACCCGAATATGTTCTCTCCGAGATCGCCTTACCCATTGCTGTCACCAGGAGTTCAGTATCCTCAACCACTTACCCCAAACTTCTCATTTTCACAAATTGCTCAACAAGGAAGTCTTGGACCCGGTGCAGGTCCAAGTCAAGGTCCTCCTCAGCCTCCTCCTTCTCCAGGGCTCATGTTCCCGTTATCTCCATCCGGGTTCTTCCCCATGCCAAGTCCAAGATGGAATGATTACTAG
- a CDS encoding plant/protein (unknown protein; BEST Arabidopsis thaliana protein match is: unknown protein (TAIR:AT5G46770.1); Has 19 Blast hits to 19 proteins in 6 species: Archae - 0; Bacteria - 0; Metazoa - 0; Fungi - 0; Plants - 19; Viruses - 0; Other Eukaryotes - 0 (source: NCBI BLink).) encodes MSLNCLACHILQRTDSDRDMGSRKDSSFKENFATSAFEKMVRNRSSLPVVRRVNKGHRRLYSADIMVYGELDEPKLVRSSGIRRDWSFEDLKKHKDQLRIEETIKE; translated from the coding sequence ATGAGCCTGAACTGCCTCGCTTGCCACATCTTGCAAAGAACAGACTCGGACAGAGACATGGGAAGCCGTAAAGATTCAAGCTTTAAAGAAAACTTCGCAACGTCAGCGTTTGAAAAGATGGTAAGGAACAGATCATCGTTGCCCGTAGTGAGACGGGTCAATAAGGGTCATCGCAGGCTTTACAGTGCGGACATCATGGTCTATGGGGAACTGGACGAGCCCAAGCTGGTCAGAAGCAGTGGGATCAGAAGGGATTGGAGTTTTGAGGATctaaagaaacacaaagatCAGCTAAGAATTGAAGAGACAATAAAGGAATAA
- the MORF6 gene encoding plastid developmental protein DAG (plastid developmental protein DAG, putative; BEST Arabidopsis thaliana protein match is: plastid developmental protein DAG, putative (TAIR:AT1G32580.1); Has 256 Blast hits to 233 proteins in 13 species: Archae - 0; Bacteria - 0; Metazoa - 0; Fungi - 0; Plants - 256; Viruses - 0; Other Eukaryotes - 0 (source: NCBI BLink).): protein MAKTLSRSTASCVAKRFFSTSNAVASPSPLPSHLISRRFSPTIFHAVGYIPALTRFTTIRTRMDRSGGSYSPLKSGSNFSDRPPTEMAPLFPGCDYEHWLIVMEKPGGENAQKQQMIDCYVQTLAKIVGSEEEARKKIYNVSCERYFGFGCEIDEETSNKLEGLPGVLFVLPDSYVDPEFKDYGAELFVNGEVVPRPPERQRRMVELTNQRGSDKPKYHDRIRNVRRRENMR, encoded by the exons ATGGCGAAAACTCTATCCCGATCCACCGCCTCATGCGTCGCTAAGCGTTTCTTTTCCACCTCCAATGCCGTCGCCTCTCCTTCTCCGCTTCCTTCTCATCTCATCTCTCGTCGATTCTCACCGACGATCTTCCACGCCGTCGGATACATCCCAGCTTTGACCCGCTTCACAACGATCCGGACCCGGATGGATAGGTCTGGCGGCTCATATTCGCCGCTTAAATCCGGATCAAACTTCAGCGATCGACCACCCACTGAAATGGCACCTCTATTTCCTGGTTGCGATTACGAGCATTGGCTTATCGTCATGGAGAAGCCCGGAGGTGAAAATGCTCAGAAACAGCAAATGATCGATTGCTATGTTCAAACCCTAGCTAAAATTGTTGGCAG TGAGGAAGAGGCTAGAAAGAAGATCTATAATGTTTCGTGTGAGAGGTATTTTGGGTTTGGCTGTGAGATTGATGAGGAGACATCAAACAAACTCGAAG GACTTCCTGGTGTTCTGTTCGTGCTTCCGGACTCTTATGTTGATCCAGAGTTCAAAGATTACGGAG CTGAACTGTTTGTGAATGGAGAAGTAGTTCCTCGTCCACCAGAGAGACAGAGGAGGATGGTGGAGTTAACGAATCAAAGAGGGTCGGATAAACCAAAGTACCATGACCGAATCAGAAATGTCCGACGGAGGGAGAACATGCGTTGA
- the GIK gene encoding Putative AT-hook DNA-binding family protein (GIANT KILLER (GIK); CONTAINS InterPro DOMAIN/s: Protein of unknown function DUF296 (InterPro:IPR005175), Predicted AT-hook DNA-binding (InterPro:IPR014476); BEST Arabidopsis thaliana protein match is: Predicted AT-hook DNA-binding family protein (TAIR:AT4G17800.1); Has 1072 Blast hits to 1056 proteins in 125 species: Archae - 2; Bacteria - 116; Metazoa - 122; Fungi - 9; Plants - 786; Viruses - 5; Other Eukaryotes - 32 (source: NCBI BLink).), with protein MAGLDLGTTSRYVHNVDGGGGGQFTTDNHHEDDGGAGGNHHHHHHNHNHHQGLDLIASNDNSGLGGGGGGGSGDLVMRRPRGRPAGSKNKPKPPVIVTRESANTLRAHILEVGSGCDVFECISTYARRRQRGICVLSGTGTVTNVSIRQPTAAGAVVTLRGTFEILSLSGSFLPPPAPPGATSLTIFLAGAQGQVVGGNVVGELMAAGPVMVMAASFTNVAYERLPLDEHEEHLQSGGGGGGGNMYSEATGGGGGLPFFNLPMSMPQIGVESWQGNHAGAGRAPF; from the coding sequence ATGGCTGGTCTCGATCTAGGCACAACTTCTCGCTACGTCCACAACGTCGATGGTGGCGGCGGCGGACAGTTCACCACCGACAACCACCACGAAGATGACGGTGGCGCTGGAGGAaaccaccatcatcaccatcataatcataatcacCATCAAGGTTTAGATTTAATAGCTTCTAATGATAACTCTGGACTAGgcggcggtggaggaggagggagCGGTGACCTCGTCATGCGTCGGCCACGTGGCCGTCCAGCTGGATCGAAGAACAAACCGAAGCCGCCGGTGATTGTCACGCGCGAGAGCGCAAACACTCTTAGGGCTCACATTCTTGAAGTTGGAAGTGGCTGCGACGTTTTCGAATGTATCTCCACTTACGCTCGTCGGAGACAGCGCGGGATTTGCGTTTTATCCGGGACGGGAACCGTCACTAACGTCAGCATCCGTCAGCCTACGGCGGCCGGAGCTGTTGTGACTCTGCGGGGTACTTTTGAGATTCTTTCCCTCTCCGGATCTTTTCTTCCGCCACCTGCTCCTCCAGGGGCGACTAGCTTGACGATATTCCTCGCTGGAGCTCAAGGACAGGTCGTCGGAGGTAACGTAGTTGGTGAGTTAATGGCGGCGGGGCCGGTAATGGTCATGGCAGCGTCTTTTACAAACGTGGCTTACGAAAGGTTGCCTTTGGACGAGCATGAGGAGCACTTGCAAAGTGGCGGCGGCGGAGGTGGAGGGAATATGTACTCGGAAGCCACTGGCGGTGGCGGAGGGTTGCCTTTCTTTAATTTGCCGATGAGTATGCCTCAGATTGGAGTTGAAAGTTGGCAGGGGAATCACGCCGGCGCCGGTAGGGCTCCGTTTTAG
- a CDS encoding uncharacterized protein (unknown protein; Has 39 Blast hits to 39 proteins in 10 species: Archae - 0; Bacteria - 0; Metazoa - 0; Fungi - 0; Plants - 39; Viruses - 0; Other Eukaryotes - 0 (source: NCBI BLink).), with translation MGCLISPVMKLRRLSSADSRRFAYRNLAENMEDPVIRVVVGKEKKEFMVEPYVLEEYPFRVLIGSAKDRAKNRLNRTGRVVWLDHVDSILFEHLLWLLRNDASTFSDLDVLEIIEFYAQDC, from the coding sequence ATGGGTTGTCTGATTTCTCCTGTAATGAAACTCCGTCGTCTCTCCTCAGCCGACTCGCGGCGATTTGCATACCGGAATCTCGCCGAGAATATGGAAGATCCAGTCATAAGGGTGGTGGTagggaaggagaagaaggagttCATGGTCGAACCGTATGTACTCGAAGAGTACCCGTTCAGAGTCTTGATAGGTTCAGCTAAGGATCGTGCCAAGAACCGGTTAAACCGGACCGGTAGAGTGGTGTGGCTTGATCATGTCGACTCGATCTTATTTGAGCACTTGCTGTGGCTTCTTCGGAACGATGCCTCTACGTTTTCGGATTTGGATGTTCTCGAGATCATTGAATTCTATGCTCAAGATTGTTAG
- the IKU1 gene encoding VQ motif-containing protein (VQ motif-containing protein; BEST Arabidopsis thaliana protein match is: hydroxyproline-rich glycoprotein family protein (TAIR:AT1G32610.2); Has 35333 Blast hits to 34131 proteins in 2444 species: Archae - 798; Bacteria - 22429; Metazoa - 974; Fungi - 991; Plants - 531; Viruses - 0; Other Eukaryotes - 9610 (source: NCBI BLink).), whose amino-acid sequence MAPPQSHPQFARQPPHQPPFPQTTQQPMMGHRDQFWSNTAESPVSEYMRYLQSSLGDSGPNANQMQPGHEQRPYIPGHEQRPYVPGNEQQPYMPGNEQRPYIPGHEQRSYMPAQSQSQSQPQPQPQPQQHMMPGPQPRMNMQGPLQPNQYLPPPGLVPSPVPHNLPSPRFNAPVPVTPTQPSPMFSQMYGGFPSPRYNGFGPLQSPTSQFLQPSPTGYPNMFSPRSPYPLLSPGVQYPQPLTPNFSFSQIAQQGSLGPGAGPSQGPPQPPPSPGLMFPLSPSGFFPMPSPRWNDY is encoded by the coding sequence ATGGCTCCGCCACAGTCTCATCCTCAGTTTGCTAGACAGCCTCCACACCAGCCACCTTTCCCACAAACCACACAACAACCAATGATGGGTCACAGGGACCAGTTTTGGTCTAATACAGCTGAGTCTCCCGTCTCAGAGTATATGCGTTATCTTCAAAGTTCACTTGGAGATTCAGGACCCAATGCTAACCAAATGCAGCCAGGTCATGAGCAGCGGCCTTATATCCCAGGTCATGAGCAACGGCCATATGTGCCAGGTAATGAGCAGCAGCCATATATGCCAGGTAATGAGCAGCGGCCATATATCCCAGGTCATGAGCAGCGGTCATATATGCCAGCTCAATCTCAGTCTCAGTCTCAACCTCAACCTCAACCTCAACCTCAGCAACATATGATGCCTGGACCGCAACCTCGAATGAACATGCAGGGCCCTCTTCAACCTAACCAGTATCTACCACCACCCGGGTTAGTTCCTAGCCCAGTGCCTCATAATCTTCCTTCTCCTCGGTTCAATGCTCCTGTACCTGTGACGCCTACTCAGCCCTCTCCCATGTTCAGTCAGATGTATGGTGGATTTCCTTCTCCTCGATATAACGGTTTTGGACCACTGCAGTCACCTACATCCCAATTTCTTCAACCATCTCCTACCGGTTACCCGAATATGTTCTCTCCGAGATCGCCTTACCCATTGCTGTCACCAGGAGTTCAGTATCCTCAACCACTTACCCCAAACTTCTCATTTTCACAAATTGCTCAACAAGGAAGTCTTGGACCCGGTGCAGGTCCAAGTCAAGGTCCTCCTCAGCCTCCTCCTTCTCCAGGGCTCATGTTCCCGTTATCTCCATCCGGGTTCTTCCCCATGCCAAGTCCAAGATGGAATGATTACTAG
- a CDS encoding CAAX protease self-immunity protein (unknown protein; FUNCTIONS IN: molecular_function unknown; INVOLVED IN: biological_process unknown; LOCATED IN: chloroplast; EXPRESSED IN: 21 plant structures; EXPRESSED DURING: 13 growth stages; BEST Arabidopsis thaliana protein match is: unknown protein (TAIR:AT4G17840.1); Has 42 Blast hits to 42 proteins in 14 species: Archae - 0; Bacteria - 0; Metazoa - 0; Fungi - 0; Plants - 42; Viruses - 0; Other Eukaryotes - 0 (source: NCBI BLink).) produces MELPLLSYASSASFSRTGLCSSSSSSSTSIYEFPERRRSLKLRFNGGERSRSVIASAERSSEGIEKTTDTVGGGGGGGAGRFAGTAMEVTTLDRGFANSTTVDFPIWDKIGAVVRLTYGIGIYGAMAVAGRFICSVTGIDSSGGFDPSLDALLAGLGYATPPIMALLFILDDEVVKLSPHARAIRDVEDEELRSFFFGMSPWQFILIVAASSIGEELFYRVAVQGALSDIFLKGTQLMTDSRGMASLTGVFPPFVPFAEVFAAVITATLTGSLYFLAASPKDPTYIVAPVLRSRRDDFKKLLSAWYEKRQMKKIYSPLLEGLLALYLGIEWVQTDNILAPMMTHGIYSAVILGHGLWKIHDHRRRLRRRIEHIRSEATDKLI; encoded by the exons ATGGAGCTTCCGTTACTCTCGTATGCTAGCTCCGCGTCGTTTTCACGGACAGGCttatgctcttcttcttcttcctcctcaacTAGTATCTATGAGTTTCCGGAGAGAAGACGGAGTTTAAAATTGAGATTCAATGGTGGAGAAAGGTCACGAAGCGTTATAGCTTCCGCTGAACGGAGCAGTGAAGGGATTGAGAAGACAACAGACACCGTCggtggcggaggaggaggaggagcaggCAGATTTGCTGGTACTGCCATGGAGGTTACTACACTTGATCGTGGTTTTGCTAACTCCACCACCGTTGATTTTCCGATCTGGGACAAAATCGGCGCCGTCGTTAGACTTACTTATGGAATCG GAATATATGGAGCAATGGCTGTAGCAGGAAGATTTATATGTTCAGTGACTGGAATTGATTCATCTGGTGGATTTGATCCTTCTCTTGATGCACTACTTGCTGGACTTGGCTATGCAACACCACCAATCATGGCTCTTCTCTTCATACTCGAC GATGAAGTTGTGAAGCTATCACCGCATGCTCGGGCCATTAGAGAtgtggaagatgaagaactaaGAAGCTTTTTCTTCGGAATGTCCCCATGGCAG TTTATACTCATTGTCGCGGCCAGTTCAATAGGAGAAGAGCTCTTTTACCGTGTTGCTGTACAG GGTGCTCTGTCTGATATATTCTTGAAAGGAACACAGTTGATGACAGATTCTAGAGGCATGGCATCTCTG ACCGGAGTGTTTCCTCCATTTGTCCCATTTGCTGAAGTCTTTGCAGCTGTAATCACCGCGACTCTCACAGGCTCTCTCTACTTTCTTGCTGCGTCTCCAAAAG ACCCGACATACATAGTTGCCCCGGTTTTAAGGTCACGGCGAGATGATTTTAAGAAGCTTTTGTCAG CTTGGTATGAGAAGagacagatgaagaagatttacTCTCCACTCCTTGAAGGACTCTTAGCCCTCTATCTCGGTATTGAATGGGTTCAG ACGGATAATATATTAGCACCGATGATGACGCATGGTATATACTCGGCGGTCATATTAGGGCATGGGCTGTGGAAAATTCACGATCACCGGAGAAGGTTACGCCGGAGAATCGAACACATTAGATCGGAGGCCACGGATAAGTTgatttaa
- a CDS encoding NEP-interacting protein, putative (DUF239) (Protein of Unknown Function (DUF239); FUNCTIONS IN: molecular_function unknown; INVOLVED IN: biological_process unknown; LOCATED IN: endomembrane system; CONTAINS InterPro DOMAIN/s: Protein of unknown function DUF239, plant (InterPro:IPR004314); BEST Arabidopsis thaliana protein match is: Protein of Unknown Function (DUF239) (TAIR:AT2G38255.1); Has 696 Blast hits to 665 proteins in 27 species: Archae - 0; Bacteria - 11; Metazoa - 0; Fungi - 10; Plants - 675; Viruses - 0; Other Eukaryotes - 0 (source: NCBI BLink).): MALRLALSLCVYLLFTQGAQGNTDDFDCVEIYKQPAFQHPLLKDHKIQETFSLDGKIERSNKYNTKEHCPKGTVAILRQRNVSKGVHLNTAEYSGQHFATIETILDGSIYRGAEADISIHDLKLQNNQYSKSQIWLENGPPGQLNSIQAGLAVHPRLYGDSVTRFTIYWTGDGYQKTGCYNTQCPGFVVVSRNSRIGSGFWGTSVYGKTSLTFKLQVFQDGFSGNWALKMFDEVIGYWPKELFSHLNNGASLVRYGGNTFESPDGISPPMGNGFFPVADFKKTAHFNNVVVINSDYKRVYIEGRKIRLYVDSYNCFRATYWGYTKSTGEAFSFGGPGGNCGF; this comes from the exons ATGGCATTACGTCTAGCTTTAAGTCTATGTGTTTATCTGCTGTTTACACAAGGTGCACAGGGAAACACTGAT GATTTTGATTGTGTGGAAATATACAAACAACCAGCTTTCCAACATCCATTGTTGAAAGATCACAAGATCCAG GAAACATTCAGCCTAGATggaaaaattgaaagaagcaACAAATATAATACAAAAGAGCATTGTCCAAAAGGAACCGTTGCAATTTTGAGACAAAGAAATGTATCCAAGGGCGTTCATTTGAATACCGCCGAGTATTCTGGTCAACAT TTTGCAACAATTGAGACCATTTTAGATGGAAGTATATATCGGGGAGCAGAAGCTGATATAAGTATTCATGATTTGAAACTGCAAAATAACCAATACAGTAAAAGTCAAATATGGTTAGAGAATGGACCTCCAGGTCAACTCAATAGTATACAAGCTGGTTTGGCA GTACATCCAAGATTGTACGGTGATAGTGTCACACGATTTACAATATATTGGACT GGAGATGGTTATCAGAAAACTGGGTGCTATAATACACAATGCCCTGGCTTTGTGGTTGTAAGTCGAAATTCAAGAATTGGAAGCGGATTTTGGGGAACATCTGTCTATGGTAAAACAAGTCTTACGTTTAAATTGCAAGTTTTTCAG GATGGCTTCAGCGGAAATTGGGCACttaaaatgtttgatgaaGTCATTGGTTATTGGCCTAAAGAGTTATTTTCACATTTGAATAATGGAGCTTCTCTAGTAAGATATGGAGGAAATACTTTTGAATCTCCCGATGGAATCAGTCCTCCAATGGGCAATGGGTTTTTTCCAGTTGCGGACTTTAAAAAGACGGCACATTTTAATAACGTCGTTGTTATAAACTCGGACTATAAAAGAGTTTACATTGAAGGTAGGAAAATACGACTTTATGTCGATTCCTATAATTGTTTTAGGGCGACATATTGGGGTTATACCAAATCTACAGGAGAAGCCTTTTCATTTGGAGGACCAGGTGGAAATTGtggtttttga
- a CDS encoding F-box family protein (F-box family protein; BEST Arabidopsis thaliana protein match is: F-box family protein (TAIR:AT3G30430.1); Has 34 Blast hits to 34 proteins in 9 species: Archae - 0; Bacteria - 0; Metazoa - 0; Fungi - 0; Plants - 34; Viruses - 0; Other Eukaryotes - 0 (source: NCBI BLink).), whose amino-acid sequence MDPNKVEISRLEALPQDLLREIVAKIGVKSAEDYHNCILSCKELGASANDERVLKTLNLALLVKKPLSCRKHLLIMKKCLANNNPDAHYIKGIIWYFNLDHCDVDLHHIGIAANGGQKEAIYMYAMLLLCRGRTEEGKTYMSQLEWAKTPPWLKRVGNKSKLH is encoded by the coding sequence atggatccCAACAAAGTTGAAATTAGTCGTCTTGAGGCACTTCCTCAAGATCTACTCAGAGAAATAGTTGCCAAAATAGGGGTAAAATCCGCTGAAGATTATCACAATTGCATCCTTTCATGCAAAGAACTAGGTGCATCAGCAAACGATGAACGCGTGCTCAAAACCCTTAATCTTGCTCTGTTGGTGAAGAAACCGTTATCATGCCGCAAACACCTTCTTATTATGAAGAAATGTCTTGCCAACAACAACCCGGATGCTCACTACATAAAAGGTATAATATGGTACTTTAACCTTGATCATTGTGACGTTGATCTCCACCATATTGGCATAGCAGCTAACGGAGGCCAGAAAGAAGCAATCTACATGTATGCCATGCTATTATTATGTAGAGGAAGAACTGAAGAGGGAAAAACCTATATGAGCCAACTTGAATGGGCTAAGACACCACCATGGCTGAAACGTGTtggaaacaaatcaaaacttcaCTAA